In Thunnus albacares chromosome 1, fThuAlb1.1, whole genome shotgun sequence, the DNA window CGCCATAAACACAGCTGTAGCTGCCTTGGTGGGCGGggtctgcagcaggaaacaggaagtcagcagagtgattgacagctggctgtgtgtagttgtatattgtgttggaggaggtgaaggtgagCTGGAAGGAGCCTCCTGGGTACTGAGGCTGGACGGAGCAGCTGATGGTGAAGTTGGAGCCCCGGCGCACCCAAAACCTCTGCTGCTGGGCCTCAGAGACCCCGTCCATGGTAGAAGTCACCGAGATGACTGGTTGAACCAGCAGCTCTATAAACAGAGAGATGATTGGCTGAATTAGCAGGTCTGTAAACACAGGGTGTTTTTCATTATGTTGGCTAATGCTTCCTCgcatcctctctcctcctgtaaCCTGGATATCATCTCCCCTCCACCATCATAGAGGATCTTCCAATCCCTTAAATGCACCTGGAGAAGatgaggagcgaggagagaggaggctcctggaggagcttaGAGTGAGGAACCACAGGTGTATCATACAAGGAAGTTTTTTACCGGACGGCAACACCCCTTTGATCGAATGATTTATGGACTGGTTAGCTGATCTGACTGGACAGTAAATAGTCAGGCTGTTGTTGTAAgacagcagatcaggaaaactaCCTGTGGAAAAGGAATGAAAACACTAACAACAGctgttaatatttattcatgaaataaaaattactgaatcatgaatcaatcatgAAAAACATAATAAGCCAAGTAGCCTACTCTAATCGTTAATACAtattcttttctcatttcaagtatttaaaattaaataatgtacatcctaaaataaagtggatctatcatattgggctcttagattgtTCCTATTCTCTGTGCCTTCAGTTgggatttgagtgggtatgtttgctccaaagatttgtaCTTTGTCTGTAGTGATACTTCACAATCTTTGTCTCcaagacaaactggttttgaactgcctgtggAAGTATTTGCTCCATTTTATACACTTTattacagtcattgtgtattgggctctgagtgcttccAAAACATGGTTGACCTACgctcaacaatgtacctgaacaCTGTGTAGTCACTGGctgctaaacgtgctgctaACACTACACTTTCTGTCTAGATATGGGGTAAGAGCGtgcattcttgattaaaagttCTGTTTTGCTGTcaacttttctctctttggagcacttttctctgactcttGTCATGCATcgtctttcctctctccctgaCATGCAGGAGTCAGTCACCAGAGCTCGGAAGCTCCGCTTTGCCCCCGCACAGAGCAGAGTGGCTTGCTGATCACTGGTGTATTTAAAGttcattaatattaaatgtattgtgTGTCCAAATTGAACCAAATTCACCGCTGCACTCCCTTTGTTTCCCAGCAATGTACCCACCAAGTGTGGAGTCGATTGGATGAACTGTTCAAGAGATACACaaaggacatacagacagagattccttcctttagtagatagtTGGAACAGGAACAAGCTAACTTCTCTATCCTTTAGGATGCCATAGTCTTGGAaaagtttacagttcagtccaatggAATCCACAGACTATCACTGTGACAAAGgcaggaaaatattactgtcatagatgatgtcactgatggacttacctgagcagaTGAGCTCCAAGATGAAGGGAGCGACATGTGGAGATGCACATTCCCTCAGTGCAGACCCAGAGTAAACACAGTCATGTAGGATCCCCCATACAGATCTGTGTGCCACCTTTCTGGGTCTtattgaaacagcagagccacagtctagATATCTACAGATTACAGTTGCTTCCTTTAGGGTCCCAGGAAGGTTAAATACTGGTCCCCAATCTccctgtttcacctccagtctacctgcacagcgactggctcctcccaccaacctgacgCTCTGTGGccctgaacagaaacaagagagtcatcagtaaaagaataaagtgagtttcattagaacagaaatgaagccgAATCAAAGCCGCAGCTTTccttctacctgagcaggtgagtccaacagctttgccaggtgagcaggtgcttctagctgagtctgatcttccacagtccaggagagcagactcatggcctccacactggaactctttggtccacattggagcctccacttctccatagagcgccccctggaggactgaaggagccccacagccgagctccctgcagaccacctctgcatcctgctggtcaaagtcagcttcacacactgaggaccacgactgctcagacttcacctccagtctgcctgaacacagactattcccattcaccagcctgacagattCTGGAGAGAGAGACGTTCCGTTACATATGGGTTTCGCCCTCTAAGAGCTGTTGCTATTGGGTTTATACCCGCATATATGCACAGTCGTGAAGATTTTATTTTGCGCCACTGTGGCCTGCACAGTTGCCCCTCTCAGGTCTGCATCCTCAGTATATTATACTGGCTTAATGAGTCTTCAGTGTTTGTATGCAGTCAGAAGAAACTATGTCTGCCCTGGCCCGGGTGGGGGCCATGGTCcagtcagcagcagctgctAACAACATTGCCCTGCTGTCCTCTGCTGTCTCCGCCATGGCTACGCAGCCAAACATGCTCCCTCTGGAGATGGCGACACGCATCAGGAAGGCAATGTCAGCTATTCTGACCCTCTCCACTGAGACGACAGTGGCTCAGGCTTATATCATGTCCCAGCTCTCAGTGCAGATCAGAGCTGCTGGACGGCCCCGTCAGCCCCGATTGGCTGTTTGGACTGCTCTGAAGGAAGTGGACAGAGTGAGGAGACACATCTCATGGAGCAGAACTATGTCGCATCCTCAGCAACCCCAAGGCTCCTGGCATGACCGTCAGGATGCTCCAGACAGAGGCGCCCCGCAGTCACTGCTGCAGAGTTTTATTTTACCTGGATGACCTGATAGTGATATCACCCTCCAGAGAGAGTGCAGCGCTCCACACAATGGAGCTCATGAAACACCTGTCTTTCTGGGTTTTGCCATGAACTGGCAGAAATGCTCTTCCCAGTCGTTAATCTACCTGGGAGTGCATTTGGCTTCCTCCGTCATGAGAGCGAAACTGTCTCCAGCCAGACTGGAAGTGCTCAGCAGTGACGGCTCTGTCTGTGATGCACCTGCTGGGCATGATGTCGGTCATTCATGTAGTGCTTCCTCTGGGTCTtctttacaggaagaaaactcCAGTGATGGTTCGGCTGTCTCCACTGATATGTCACAAAAGATGTGATAATggtccctccctccctgcagtCGGACCTGACATATTGGAAAACCCCTCATGTTCTGTCAACGGGGGTTCCCCTCAGGAGAGCTACATCACACATCTCAGTGTACACAGATGCTTCTCTCTTCAGAGGGTGGGGGGGGCGTGTCAATCTCATAAGGTAGGGGAAATATGACTAGAGCCTCCATCCCTCCATATAAACTGCCCGGAGCTGTCCACAGTGCTGAAAGTACTCAAACACTTTGCTCCACTGTTAAAAGACAGACATGTAGTGGTGAGAATAGACAACATGACAACAGTAGCGTATATAAATCGCCAGGGTGGTGTTCACTCAGCTCAGCTGCTGGAAATAGCCTGAAGTCTCCTGCTGTGGTCTCACCCCAGAAAGCATATGGAAGTGagccacttcaggcaatgatgccTTTTTCTGTcccagacaaaatggatgtgagcctgaaatggcccacatgtaaaacagcaaatatggcccaaataaCCCAAATAGCCAAGCTTGCAAGCTCACTTTCACACGCTGTGATGCAAGAAAACTAGCTAGGAGATCTAGACTGACTACAGACTTCACACTTACAGCTTCACAGAACCAGCTAAAATAACCTCTTTGTCATCTAATGTATTAATCTGTATGAACTCCAGAACAGATGAAATCAAAGGTGGACGGAATTAAGATCATTTTGGCAActcaaaaatgttaacatgtcaTTAGCATTAACTCACTATTATGCTGTAAGCTAACTTATCTTAATTTGTTGCTCCCTTTATGTAGCGTAACCACAGACATATTCACTTTAACAAAGATAGTTTTGTGAGGTTGTGGTTCTACACACTACATATTTGATTTGTATCGTGCTCATATTTATTCTGTATGAGCTATCTGAATGTTTCTGCTTCACACTCTGCTTTAGCCTGTGACTCCACTGTGGCCCTTCGCTGGGACCTCGAGGTTTTGAAGTAGATTTCTTCATGAAAGCGTTTTTTATACCAAAGTGAGTCTTTTCTACTTGTCACAAACAGGCGTGATGTGACAGCTGATGTACTTTGATGTTTATGTTACTGTTGCTGCTACACTTTGACATGCATTTTTGTCATTAACGTCATTATTTTACCCTAAGTTCTCTGTATTGCTTCACTTTGCTCGGGTTGACCTCCATCTATTCAGACCCATCTACATGTTTATCCCACCAATTTATTCTAAAGCTTATTTCAGTGGTAGCAGGAGAAAatagacaaattaaaatataaaataccaAATACTATCCAAATGTCTGTCTGAACAAatgggtttttagctgctttttaaaagagtccaTAGTATCCAAGGACCTTAAGCCTTTTGGGAGACTACTCCAGAGCGCAATCTCCCTGAGTCTTAAAATGTGTACGAGTTACACTTAGAGAGCCCTGGGTGGAGGACCTAAGAGCTCGGTTTGTGGTGTAGGGGTGCAGAAGGTCTGTAATATACTGTGGAGCCTGGCCATGTAGAGCTCTGTAAGTGAGCACCAAAATTTATAAATGAATTCTAAAATGaactggaagccagtgcagtgagAATAAAATAGGAATAATATGTGACCATCTGATGGATTGTGTTAAAAGCCGAGCAGCGGcgttttggacagtttgtaagCAGTGTATTGAAGATGTATTAAGGCAGGTTAAAAAGAATTACAGTAGTccaaatgtgataaaataaaagcatgtattaacATCTCCATTACATTTCTTGATACCACAGACCAGAGTTTGGCTATGTTTCTAAGGTGAAAGAAGCATGATCGAGTCAGTGTCTTAATGTGAGCTTCAAAAGTCATAGAAAAAAATTACACCAAGATTGTGCAGGCAAGACCAGGATGATGAGGATAAGGAACCAAGCCTCTGCCTGATTGTTGACTGAAGATTATCAGGGCCAAAAATCAGGACCtcagttttatctgcatttaacTGCAGAAAATCATTTGACATCCAATTTCTAATTGCGTTTGAACAGTTGTTCAGTACAGAGAATTAGTGAAGCTCATTaggtttaaatgaaaagtacaactGGATGTTATCAGCGTACAAATGGTAGGAGATGTTCTTGAAACTGCTGATGATTTGTCCCAGTGGCAACATGTATATGGAGAATAGAATGGGTCCCAAGACTGATCCCTGGGTGACACCACATGACAGAGCTGCAGTGTCCTACACAAATTCACCTTCAGAGACTGACAAAGACCTATCTGTGAGATATGAGGAGAACCACTCCAATGCAGTTCCAGAAATGCCCACCAGGTTATTTAGCCTGTAGATTGTGATGGTCCACAGTATTGAACGCTGCGCTAAGAtccaataaaactaaaacagaacAATATCCGGCATCTGCagccattaaaatatcattagaGACCTTAAGGAGAGCTGTTTTAGTGGAGTACAGTTTACAGAAACCAGATAGAAATTTATCAAACACCCTGTGCAATTCCAGTGTTTGAACAAGATGCTTTTCAACAGCCTTTTCTTGAATTTTGGAAAAGAACGGAAGTTTCAAGATGGGCCTGTAGTTCTCTGGCAGGGAAGGGTCCAGGTTTGATTTCTTCAACAAAGGCTGAACAATAGCCTGCTTAAAGAAGCAGGGGACACACCCTGATATGAGACAGCAGTTTATGATATTGACTGTGCAGGGGCTGATATagtttaaaacctttaaaaacattgAGGTTGGTTGGACATCGAGTGGGCTCGAGGAGGGTTTCATTTGTCATAACAGGACTGCAATATCATCCATGGACACTGGACAAAAGGAGTCCAAGATGGATGGATTTGAGGAACCACTAGTAAGCTGACTGGACGTGGGTGAGATATTTGCCCGAACATTGACAaccttgtctataaaatatttaaggAAGTTATTGCAGTTGCTGTTTGATAAGATTGGGAGTTTAGGGGTGCTGGGAGAGACAATATAGTTTACAGTGTCAAACAGGACTTTAGGGTTTCTCTTGCTGACAGAAATTAGATTAGAGAAATAAGAGGATCTCTCTGCCTTCACCATGTAGTTGAGGGTACCCATGAGTTCTTTGAGATGCAGTCTGTGTACTTCCAGCTTTGTGGCTCCCTAACTGGATTTAATTGCGCTCATCCCTACACACAGCACCTGCTCTGGACCTAAACTCCTAGAGAGGGGCTGGACTCTCTTCTTTTCTGGAGTTGCTCGGTGTGAGAGGTGTGGGGCAAGTGACGGGATACTCACGAGCCTCCCGCAGAGTCCTACTGTGTTGGAGTTCTCCACGCAAAGCCAGAGGGTTGCCTCCTTGTGTCTATGTGTCGCGGGAAGAACGGCTCAGACTGTTGTTTGTGCCTTCGCACCAAAAGGAAGTTCATAAAGCAGCTGTATTTTTTCTCCTGTTGTACTAAAGTTACCTCCTGTTGCTGGCCAGAAGAGTGCAGACTGTTCTGGGAGTTGGACGGTCTGGGATTTAGGCTGTTTGATGGCAAGTTAATCATGGGGGAAATGGAGATGCAGATGATTCAACCTCTGTAGAACAACCAGACTACAAACAGCAGACTCTCTGACATGCAAACTAGTTTTAATTTGTAATGTAGTTGTTGCTTgtaaggtggatgtgactgagctgctcaggagaactgcagggtgtgtgagtgaaccacAGCAGGTTGCTTAAAGGTGCAAATTATCTCAGCTTGAAGAAATGAGCCTCCAGGAGCAAGCTTCTCTACCCTTTAA includes these proteins:
- the LOC122987488 gene encoding uncharacterized protein LOC122987488, whose product is MRGSISQHNEKHPVFTDLLIQPIISLFIELLVQPVISVTSTMDGVSEAQQQRFWVRRGSNFTISCSVQPQYPGGSFQLTFTSSNTIYNYTQPAVNHSADFLFPAADPAHQGSYSCVYGVYVFDHNFSSESRLLSLTVTDPTVHIIRLLALPVTLLLVVAVVVFILKASRGQKSDPQENIELDSYNLGVSRAEGEPAEEEGAQGAE